The proteins below come from a single Panicum hallii strain FIL2 chromosome 7, PHallii_v3.1, whole genome shotgun sequence genomic window:
- the LOC112900436 gene encoding predicted GPI-anchored protein 58 — protein sequence MDEHRTRRSPAGERFMGMFSSPSTPSSSPTEPSFVAGDELHEDDFLFSSPDAAAPAPAPGSPGRGAPQQGHLGLLAALAMHEGDRRLLVRGAAGGGATAAAAAVSAGTLLRRKATIAAAAASVSASAAATGSGSALSPAQSPNSAARAIPATARPKNVTPAPPYHQSAPVRVPVRPPRKPDIGQWDEFVDDDDDFRRRDAAMLPPHEMVARASAGGAGPAAPFSMLEGAGRTLKGRDLRRVRDAVLRQTGFLD from the coding sequence ATGGACGAGCACCGGACGCGCCGGTCGCCGGCGGGCGAGCGCTTCATGGGGATGttctcgtcgccgtcgacgccCTCGTCGTCCCCGACGGAGCCCTCGTTCGTCGCCGGGGACGAGCTCCACGAGGACGACTTCCTCTTCTCGTCGCCGGACGCCGCCGCGCCTGCGCCGGCGCCCGGGAGCCCCGGTCGGGGCGCGCCGCAGCAGGGGCACCTCGGCCTCCTCGCCGCGCTGGCGATGCACGAGGGGGACAGGCGCCTCCTGGTCCGCGGCGCCGCCGGAGGGGGAgcgacggccgccgcggccgcggtcaGCGCGGGGACGCTGCTCCGGCGCAAGGCGACTatcgcggcggccgccgcctcggtctcggcctcggcggcggcgaccgggAGCGGGAGCGCTCTGTCGCCCGCCCAGTCCCCGAACTCCGCCGCGCGGGCCATCCCGGCGACCGCGAGGCCGAAGAACGTCACGCCAGCCCCGCCGTACCACCAGTCGGCGCCCGTGAGGGTGCCCGTCCGGCCGCCCCGGAAGCCGGACATTGGCCAGTGGGATGAATtcgtcgacgacgacgacgacttcCGGCGCCGCGACGCCGCCATGCTGCCCCCGCACGAGATGGTCGCCCGCGCGTCCGCTGGTGGGGCCGGGCCGGCCGCGCCGTTCTCCATGCTCGAGGGCGCCGGGCGCACGCTCAAGGGCCGAGACCTGCGGCGGGTGCGCGACGCCGTGCTTAGGCAAACCGGATTCCTCGACTGA
- the LOC112900261 gene encoding mitochondrial fission protein ELM1-like, protein MRPIRLPEPEPEPPGGATPEIFAAGGGAAVVRRAVVIGNGCAGAESQCFGLLRVLGLVDRLTLYRAIRPTGGINKWLHFLPISFHKTLDQFLRRVFSDTRFATLVQGNKFVQYPVRNCQSFGLSSVLEADTQKMVTMVRDTFEKEGPALVVACGRDTVSYASSIRCLAPDNVFVIQMQHPRFHLDRFDLVVAPRHDYYALTAKGKQEVPRLLRRWITPQEPPGPNVVLTAGALHQADSAALRCAAADWHTELAPLPKPLVVVNIGGPTRNCKYDVDLAKQLVSSLHNVLKTCGSVRISFSRRTPQKVSDLILKEFSTHPKIYIWDGEGPNPHLGHLAWADAFIITADSISMLSEACSTGKPVYVIGAEHCRWKFADFHNHLRERRVVRPFTGLEDMSDSWSYPPLNDAADVAARVREALAQRGWRLG, encoded by the exons ATGCGACCGATACGGctgccggagccggagccggagcctcCGGGCGGGGCCACGCCGGAGATCTTCGCcgcgggaggcggcgcggcggtggtGCGCCGCGCCGTCGTCATCGGCAACGGCTGCGCCGGCGCGGAAAGCCAGTGCTTCGGCCTCCTCCGCGTGCTGGGCCTCGTCGACCGCCTCACGCTCTAT CGTGCCATCAGGCCAACAGGAGGAATCAACAAGTGGCTGCATTTTCTTCCGATCTCCTTCCACAAAACACTGGATCAATTTCTCAGGCGGGTATTTTCTGATACGAGATTTGCAACGTTGGTTCAAGGAAACAAGTTCGTGCAGTATCCTGTCCGTAACTGTCAATCATTTGGACTCTCTTCTGTACTGGAAGCAGATACTCAAAAGATGGTGACCATGGTCCGTGATACCTTTGAGAA AGAAGGTCCTGCCCTGGTTGTTGCTTGTGGCCGAGATACCGTATCATATGCAAGTTCCATAAGATGTTTAGCTCCAGATAATGTGTTTGTCATTCAG ATGCAACATCCCAGGTTTCACCTTGATAGGTTTGATTTAGTCGTGGCGCCTCGTCATGACTACTATGCTTTAACTGCAAAGGGAAAACAGGAAGTTCCACGCCTTCTCCGGAGATGGATTACTCCACAAGAACCACCTGGTCCTAATGTG GTCCTCACTGCTGGTGCACTTCACCAAGCAGATTCTGCTGCTTTACGTTGTGCTGCTGCAGATTGGCATACTGAACTCGCTCCTTTGCCGAAGCCATTGGTAGTAGTGAACATTGGTGGACCAACAA GAAACTGTAAATATGATGTGGACCTTGCCAAGCAGCTGGTAAGCTCGCTACACAATGTTCTGAAGACCTGTGGAAGTGTCAGAATTTCATTTTCTAGGAGAACACCACAAAAG GTGTCTGATCTCATATTGAAAGAGTTCAGTACACATCCTAAGATTTATATTTGGGATGGTGAAG GTCCTAATCCGCATTTGGGCCATCTTGCATGGGCTGATGCTTTCATCATAACAGCAGACTCTATAAGCATGCTAAGTGAGGCATGCAGTACTGG GAAGCCTGTCTACGTCATTGGAGCCGAGCACTGCAGGTGGAAGTTCGCAGATTTTCACAACCATCTTCGTGAGCGTAGGGTTGTCCGGCCTTTCACTGGACTGGAAGAT ATGTCAGATAGCTGGAGCTATCCTCCCCTGAATGACGCTGCTGATGTGGCTGCAAGGGTTCGTGAAGCGCTTGCGCAACGTGGATGGAGGTTGGGTTAA
- the LOC112899947 gene encoding OTU domain-containing protein 5-B, with protein MTRIFVQRGAPGSSSSSGRSGSQPAQQQPAAPAREEELPLQPQPQQPPELLASDDITEHLNEGSENSSSSNKPLRLDDPVSESSSSAEERATREKPPKDDTNVINSTFLVEELIGLQIPDEVEHGNSVASGTGSSQMAGAASHPPQPPAPPPKPTSGNNGLRRMGSGSSNSVRIGSSRRPVAWPPVAARTSASGSRPSSPRSLVDGEGYNSADEQGPCYDSSYDDSERDRMFEHDLRRVKGLEIRKMAEDGNCLFRAVADQVYGDAEAYDMARQMCVDYMERERDHFSQFITESFTLYCKRKRRDKVYGNNVEIQAFAEMYNRPIHIYSYSTEPINIFQGSYNTDVPPIRLSYHHGNHYNSVVDPRRQTIGAGLGFSSLRGTNNVDRDQVKAAIRAQQDQQIENALLAEGRFYSDLELTEREIERMVMEASRAEYLAEEKKLNIRESSTSGAEPSSSAAISGSSHSAAAVERGSDECFVLPDTVLTRSMQLLLAMGFSYIQVMEAYSIFGEDVDSMICYLVETGGPGASAGGSNRRKGKAAE; from the exons ATGACGAGGATCTTCGTGCAGCGCGGGGCCCCCGGCTCCTCGTCCAGCTCCGGCCGCTCGGGCTCGCAGCCAGCGCAGCAGCAGCCGGCAGCTCCTGCCCGGGAGGAGGAGCTGCCGCTGCAGCCTCAGCCGCAGCAGCCGCCGGAGCTTTTGGCCTCAGATGATATAACCGAGCATCTAAATGAGGGCAGCgaaaacagcagcagcagcaataaGCCTTTGAGGCTGGATGACCCCGTTTCGGAGAGCTCGAGCTCGGCGGAGGAGAGGGCTACAAGGGAGAAACCTCCTAAGGATGACACTAATGTAATCAACTCCACTTTCTTGGTGGAGGAACTGATAGGACTCCAGATTCCTGATGAGGTCGAGCACGGGAATTCTGTGGCATCAGGCACTGGTTCATCACAGATGGCGGGTGCAGCATCACACCCACCGCAGCCGCCAGCTCCACCTCCAAAACCAACATCTGGGAATAATGGGTTGCGGAGAATGGGGTCTGGGAGTTCAAACAGTGTGCGGATTGGATCTTCAAGAAGGCCAGTAGCTTGGCCACCAGTGGCAGCCCGGACATCTGCTTCAGGTTCTCGGCCTTCTTCACCTAGGTCACTGGTTGATGGTGAAGGTTACAACAGTGCAGATGAACAGGGTCCCTGTTATGACTCGAGTTACGATGATTCG GAAAGGGACCGCATGTTTGAGCATGACCTAAGGCGGGTGAAAGGGTTGGAAATCAGAAAGATGGCGGAAGACGGTAACTGTCTATTCAGAGCAGTTGCTGATCAAGTTTATGGAGATGCAGAAGCTTATGATATGGCTAGGcagatgtgtgttgattatatg GAAAGGGAACGTGATCATTTCTCTCAGTTCATAACTGAAAGTTTTACATTATACTGTAAGAGGAAAAGGAGAGATAAG GTATATGGCAACAATGTTGAGATCCAGGCATTTGCAGAGATGTACAATCGTCCCATTCACATATATTCCTACAGTACAG AGCCCATTAACATTTTCCAAGGAAGCTATAACACAGATGTTCCTCCGATTAGGTTAAGTTACCATCATGGTAATCATTATAATTCAGTGGTTGATCCCCGTCGACAGACAATTGGGGCGGGCCTTGGATTTAGCTCCCTCAGAGGG ACCAATAATGTTGACAGGGACCAGGTGAAGGCTGCTATAAGAGCCCAGCAAGATCAGCAGATTGAGAAT GCACTTTTGGCCGAAGGGAGATTCTACTCTGATTTGGAGTTGACAGAAAGGGAAATAGAACGGATGGTGATGGAGGCCTCAAGGGCAGAGTATCTGGCTGAGGAGAAAAAGCTTAACATCAGAGAGTCATCAACATCAGGGGCAGAGCCATCATCTTCTGCCGCAA TTAGTGGGTCGTCTCattcagcagcagcagtagagaGAGGGAGCGACGAGTGCTTTGTGCTCCCAGACACCGTGCTGACTCGCAGCATGCAGCTGCTCCTGGCAATGGGCTTCAGTTACATCCAGGTCATGGAGGCCTACAGCATATTCGGCGAGGACGTGGACTCGATGATCTGCTACCTGGTGGAGACCGGAGGCCCTGGAGCCTCCGCAGGCGGTAGCAACCGCCGTAAAGGAAAGGCTGCTGAGTGA
- the LOC112900381 gene encoding small RNA-binding protein 11, chloroplastic has product MATAALRGVSRCLASRGSAAATRPMLLAHSRGITYKLFIGGLSHFATEDSLAEAFSRYGQVIEATIVTDKVTNRPKGFGFVKFASEEEANNAREEMNGKVLNGRVIYVDIAKAKPDRDADARPIARGPPKPIGND; this is encoded by the exons ATGGCCACGGCGGCGCTGCGCGGGGTCTCTCGCTGCCTGGCGTCCAGGGGGAGCGCCGCGGCCACGCGCCCCATGCTCCTGGCGCACTCTCGCGGAATCACCTACAAGCTCTTCATTGGAG GCTTATCACACTTTGCAACGGAAGACAGCCTAGCAGAAGCGTTTTCTCGTTACGGCCAAGTAATAGAAG CTACGATCGTCACGGATAAGGTGACCAACAGACCAAAGGGGTTTGGCTTCGTGAAGTTTGCTTCCGAGGAAGAAGCCAATAACGCGAGGGAAGAGATGAACGGCAAG GTATTGAACGGCCGTGTGATCTACGTCGACATTGCAAAGGCCAAACCGGACCGGGATGCAGATGCCCGGCCAATAGCGAGAGGCCCTCCTAAGCCAATTGGCAACGACTGA
- the LOC112900347 gene encoding probable F-box protein At2g36090, protein MQARAAKASRLISIGQSFTSLAPSRRGNRVATRRWGGMATTTIEDLLHADVLGCALRRLDGRSLAAASCATAGLRALAADPETWRALCLAEWPSLALPGARRLLAAIPPRRLFADAFPFPSAVGASGGDGELGLPRELVSAVDVYCGGAPLLSRVVETPASSPWFLGSPFRVEAVERKRPPATEAAAGAAPAELELSWVVADPARGRAVNVSSRRPVSVDRHWYTGETLVRFAVALGGCKFEAIVACAEGSGHVTEVALAVEDADGAAVSGEGTLRLLAAAMEAPRRGGEWEPEEAKRRYLEFVRRKKGRKESKARREALVDLCCSAASAAVVLTCLAAVALR, encoded by the coding sequence ATGCAAGCCCGCGCGGCTAAAGCGTCTCGTCTCATTTCCATAGGCCAGAGTTTTACTTCACTTGCTCCAAGTAGAAGAGGGAACAGGGTCGCGACTCGCAGGTGGGGCGGCATGGCGACCACGACGATAGAGGACCTGCTGCACGCCGACGTGCTGGGCTGCGCGCTGCGGCGCCTGGACGGGCGGTCGCTGGCCGCCGCCAGCTGCGCCACGGCGGGGCTCCGCGCGTTAGCCGCGGACCCGGAGACGTGGCGCGCGCTCTGCCTCGCCGAGTGGCCGTCGCTCGCGCTGCCGGGCGCCCGCCGCCTCCTGGCCGCGatcccgccgcgccgcctcttCGCCGACGCCTTCCCGTTCCCTTCCGCGGTCGGCGCCAGCGGAGGCGATGGCGAGCTCGGGCTCCCCAGGGAGCTGGTCTCCGCGGTGGACGTCTACTGCGGGGGCGCGCCGCTGCTGTCGCGCGTGGTGGAGACGCCCGCGTCGTCGCCGTGGTTCCTCGGCTCGCCTTTCCGCGTCGAGGCCGTCGAGCGCAAGAGGCCGCCGGCGACAgaggccgcggcgggggcggcgcccgCGGAGCTGGAGCTGAGCTGGGTGGTCGCGGACCCGGCCCGGGGCCGCGCCGTGAACGTCTCCAGCCGGCGCCCGGTGTCCGTGGACCGGCACTGGTACACGGGCGAGACGCTGGTGCGCTTCGCGGTCGCGCTGGGCGGGTGCAAGTTCGAGGCCATCGTGGCCTGCGCCGAGGGGTCCGGGCACGTCACCGAGGTCGCCCTCGCCGTCGAGGACGCTGACGGCGCCGCGGTCAGCGGCGAGGGCACGCTGCGGCTCCTCGCCGCGGCGATGGAGGCGCCCAGGAGGGGCGGGGAGTGGGAGCCGGAGGAGGCCAAGAGGCGGTACCTCGAGTTCGTGAGGcgcaagaaggggaggaaggagagcaaggcGCGGCGCGAGGCGCTCGTGGACCTGTGCTgctccgccgccagcgccgccgtcgTGCTCACCTGCCTCGCCGCGGTCGCGCTCCGGTGA